In the genome of Vicia villosa cultivar HV-30 ecotype Madison, WI linkage group LG7, Vvil1.0, whole genome shotgun sequence, one region contains:
- the LOC131616835 gene encoding trehalose-phosphate phosphatase A-like, with protein sequence MDMNSNHTPVLTDTAPITNSRLHVHSSLLPYSHTGATFSHGMLLNIPRKKTGILEDVLCCNWLDAMKSSSPPPKNVTKDVNHGFASSETDPYFNWLLKYPSALTSFDQITNYAKGKRIALFLDYDGTLSPIVDNPDCAFMSENMRTAVKKVAEYFPTAIISGRSRDKVHEFVGLTELYYAGSHGMDIIGPVRQSLSVTHNKQGKKVNLFQPAAEFLPMINEVLKSLIECTKDIKGSTIENNKFCVSVHYRNVDEKNWDLVGRRVNDVLKGFPRLRLTHGRKVLEVRPVINWDKGKAVTFLLESLGLNNCDDVLPIYIGDDRTDEDAFKVLREGDKGYGILVSSAPKESNATYSLRDPSEVMEFLKSLVVWKSSPLKSHI encoded by the exons ATGGACATGAATTCGAATCATACTCCTGTTCTCACGGATACTGCTCCGATAACAAATTCTAGGCTACACGTGCATTCCAGTTTGTTGCCTTATTCCCATACCGGTGCAACCTTTTCACATGGTATGCTATTGAATATCCCAAGGAAGAAGACGGGAATTCTCGAAGACGTTCTTTGTTGCAATTGGTTGGATGCCATGAAATCATCTTCACCTCCACCGAAGAATGTAACAAAGGATGTTAATCACGGGTTTGCATCATCTGAAACTGATCCTTATTTTAACTGGCTG CTAAAATATCCATCTGCCCTTACATCTTTTGATCAAATTACGAACTATGCAAAAGGAAAAAGAATTGCATTGTTTTTGGACTATGATGGAACTCTTTCACCAATTGTCGATAACCCTGACTGTGCTTTCATGTCGGAGAAT ATGCGCACTGCTGTTAAAAAGGTGGCTGAGTATTTTCCAACTGCAATAATTAGTGGAAGAAGTCGCGACAAG GTGCATGAATTTGTAGGACTAACAGAACTCTATTATGCTGGTAGTCATGGAATGGACATAATTGGCCCTGTTAGACAATCTCTATCTGTAACACATAACAAGCAG GGAAAAAAGGTTAATTTATTCCAGCCTGCTGCTGAGTTCCTTCCTATGATTAATGAG GTACTGAAATCTCTCATTGAGTGTACGAAAGACATCAAAGGATCGACAATTGAGAATAATAAATTTTGTGTATCTGTTCATTACCGCAATGTAGATGAGAAG AATTGGGATTTGGTGGGGCGACGAGTTAATGATGTTCTAAAGGGCTTTCCACGTTTGCGGTTAACTCATGGTCGCAAG GTTTTAGAGGTCCGGCCTGTGATTAACTGGGATAAGGGAAAAGCCGTCACGTTTTTACTTGAGTCACTTG GACTTAACAATTGCGACGATGTGCTTCCTATATATATCGGCGATGATCGAACTGATGAAGATGCATTTAAG GTTTTGAGAGAGGGAGATAAAGGTTACGGGATTTTAGTGTCTTCTGCACCAAAGGAAAGCAATGCAACTTACTCTCTTCGTGATCCGTCCGAG GTCATGGAATTTCTGAAGTCACTTGTGGTTTGGAAGTCAAGCCCCTTAAAAAGCCATATATAG